TTTAGCAGGTAAAGTTATAGAAGGAGATACTTATGTTGGTATCGGTCCTGATGCTTTTTTAGAATGTACTGTTAAATATAAAGCACTTAATAACTGTTTGTAAAAACAAAACTTATTTAATATCTATTATAAAAAAAGCAATCAAAAATAATTTTGATTGCTTTTTTTAGTTTTATCTATCTTGTAATTCATTTAATCTTTCCATCATTAATTCTTCATTACCTATAGCATCCCATCCAATTAATGAAAATACATATATGATACAAATTAAATATAAAATATTAAGTACAATACCAATAATACCTAGTATTTTAGCTGTATTTGCATTTTTAACACCTTCATACTCATCAGGGTTTTCATTATCTATTTTTACTGCTTTATTTCCCATAATATAGGCTGCAATACCTAGTGGTAATCCGATAACTCCGTAACAACAACGTGTTACAATCGAGCAAATCCCTAAGACTAATGCTACTGTAGCATTTGGTAAATTTTGTTTTTCCATAGTTTTTATTTTTTTAGAATAGTTTATTCATTTTCATAACGTAACTTACTACAATAATAAGTACATTAATTACAGCTAAAATACGTATTGCTTTTCGAGCGTATTTAAGTTTAAAAAAGAAGTTTAAAATTACAATTATTGCTAATAATAACAATGTGTAAATAGCTGGATACATTTTAAAAG
The Tenacibaculum pacificus DNA segment above includes these coding regions:
- a CDS encoding DUF2752 domain-containing protein; the encoded protein is MLLQLDNYMLPCLNKKFFGVDCLGCGIQRALSLLLQGNFIGAFKMYPAIYTLLLLAIIVILNFFFKLKYARKAIRILAVINVLIIVVSYVMKMNKLF
- a CDS encoding CCC motif membrane protein, giving the protein MEKQNLPNATVALVLGICSIVTRCCYGVIGLPLGIAAYIMGNKAVKIDNENPDEYEGVKNANTAKILGIIGIVLNILYLICIIYVFSLIGWDAIGNEELMMERLNELQDR